In Nitrospira sp., a genomic segment contains:
- a CDS encoding addiction module protein — protein MSIHLPLKDMTLLEKLAVMESLWEDLSKTPDAIESPAWHKDVLEERRQRTAQGQSTFSDWETAKADIRKRLS, from the coding sequence ATGTCTATTCACCTTCCCCTCAAAGACATGACTCTCCTGGAAAAGCTTGCAGTCATGGAATCCCTCTGGGAGGACCTCAGCAAGACTCCGGACGCCATTGAGTCGCCTGCCTGGCACAAAGATGTCCTTGAAGAACGTCGCCAGCGTACCGCTCAGGGACAATCCACGTTCTCCGACTGGGAAACAGCCAAAGCGGACATTCGCAAACGGCTGTCGTGA
- a CDS encoding ferritin-like domain-containing protein, which produces MNDQDTQRAVGILNKIMEHELAGVVRYMHYSLMVYGYNRIPIVSWLKGNADESLAHAHKAGELVTLLGGHPSLKIGTLLETEKHDVGDILRESLDHEKAAVAAYYELLKIAEGKSVLLEEYAREMIVGEELHLDEVNKMLRKSGDVQPFRP; this is translated from the coding sequence ATGAACGATCAAGATACGCAACGCGCCGTCGGGATTCTCAACAAGATTATGGAGCATGAGTTGGCGGGCGTCGTCCGCTATATGCACTACTCTCTGATGGTCTACGGCTATAACCGTATTCCGATCGTGTCCTGGCTGAAGGGGAACGCCGACGAGAGTCTGGCCCATGCGCATAAGGCCGGGGAACTGGTGACATTGCTGGGCGGCCACCCGTCGCTGAAAATCGGGACGCTCTTGGAAACCGAAAAGCATGATGTGGGGGATATCCTGCGGGAAAGCTTGGACCACGAAAAGGCGGCGGTTGCCGCCTATTACGAGCTGCTGAAAATCGCCGAAGGAAAGTCCGTCTTGTTGGAAGAATATGCGCGGGAGATGATCGTTGGCGAAGAGTTGCATCTTGACGAGGTGAATAAGATGTTGCGCAAGTCAGGTGATGTGCAGCCCTTTCGTCCCTAG
- a CDS encoding CBS domain-containing protein, translating into MRRADYMVNVKDFTTLKAEHFMQDVVSYYHVETKGDRLAAAITEGGFGSVPILAKDGKVLGIVSEFDLLKVITEGKELSSVTAGDIMTKGAISVTGETPVMEVMNLLQSKHLIRVAVIDAEGKLAGIVSRRDILLGYVKGTKPIWTF; encoded by the coding sequence ATGCGACGTGCTGATTACATGGTCAATGTCAAAGATTTCACCACGCTCAAGGCCGAACATTTCATGCAAGACGTGGTGTCCTACTACCACGTTGAGACCAAGGGAGATCGGCTGGCTGCGGCGATCACCGAAGGTGGGTTTGGAAGCGTTCCCATTTTGGCCAAAGACGGCAAGGTGCTGGGTATTGTAAGTGAGTTCGACTTGCTGAAGGTCATCACGGAAGGCAAGGAACTGTCCTCGGTCACGGCTGGGGACATCATGACGAAGGGGGCGATTTCTGTGACCGGGGAAACGCCAGTCATGGAGGTCATGAATCTGCTGCAAAGCAAACATCTGATCCGGGTTGCCGTAATCGACGCCGAAGGGAAGCTGGCCGGCATCGTCTCTCGCAGAGACATCCTCTTGGGCTACGTCAAAGGGACCAAGCCAATTTGGACGTTTTGA
- a CDS encoding pyridoxamine 5'-phosphate oxidase family protein, with protein MAQRYDELSDTHTQFIAKQKIFFVGTATAESRVNVSPKGMDSLRVLSPRRVVWLNVTGSGNETSAHVQQDPRMTLMFCAFEGPPVILRLYGTATVVHQGDPEWRELSSLFPPLPGARQIFDVTLDLVQTSCGMAVPYLSYTGDRELLNEWAGKKGEEGLQQYWKEKNQLSLDGLPTNIVSKDGR; from the coding sequence ATGGCTCAGCGATACGACGAACTTTCTGATACGCATACCCAATTTATCGCCAAGCAGAAGATCTTCTTTGTCGGGACTGCGACGGCAGAGAGCCGGGTGAATGTGTCCCCCAAAGGGATGGATTCGCTGCGCGTGCTCAGCCCCCGGCGCGTGGTGTGGCTCAATGTGACCGGGAGCGGGAATGAAACGTCGGCCCATGTGCAGCAGGACCCGCGCATGACGCTGATGTTCTGCGCCTTCGAGGGGCCGCCGGTGATTCTGCGGCTCTACGGCACGGCGACCGTCGTTCACCAGGGCGACCCGGAATGGCGCGAGCTTTCTTCTCTGTTCCCCCCGCTGCCCGGCGCGCGGCAGATCTTCGACGTGACGCTCGATCTCGTGCAAACCTCCTGCGGGATGGCCGTGCCCTATCTCTCTTATACCGGCGACCGCGAGTTGCTGAACGAGTGGGCCGGGAAGAAAGGCGAGGAGGGGTTGCAGCAGTATTGGAAAGAGAAGAATCAGCTCAGCCTCGACGGCCTTCCCACGAACATCGTCAGCAAAGACGGCCGATGA